The Pedobacter mucosus genome window below encodes:
- a CDS encoding S9 family peptidase, whose product MQIRLTIILLFVVCYTYAQKKPLDHTVYDTWESVGTKQLSNNGQWAMYGVLQQEGDAQLSIANQKTNAKLTIPRGLNSQFSNDSKFAVFNIRPFNKDLRQAKIKKKKPEDSPKDSLGIANLTTNAITKIARVKSFKLPEDGFGVMAYLMDKLDTAKKTIKPVEKQDSEADFADDEPAGKSKTEEGTDLIVKNLVTGIDKTYKYVTDYSFSKNGKQLVFACSGSKKDKLAPQGVYLLNTEKGTLKTLVKGKGTFKNFTFDEVSEHLAFVGEQSPEKQEIKNFNIYYNSLNLDTAQTIVDFDMPGLPSKWSVSGEGRVNFSKDGKKLFFGIAPIKKAKDTTIVDFEVAKVDVWNYKDDYLQPMQLKNADRDSKKTFLSVIDVYNSDPKVIPLTDLSLPDANLVAEGNSNFVLASTDFGRRIESQWSGSTLKDYYLVDVKTGQRKKIIEKLNGNAFASPAGNYVLYFDETNAGWFTYNVATGKVIQLNTGMSIKFADEENDVPDTPKAYGLATWTEDDKAVLIYDRYDIWSFSPEGKSQPKNITAGFGRANNITFRYQRLTQDNRFERNADSKFVKSNELIWLDAFNNITKENGFYYTNAGSNKAPELAVMAKYKYSNLLKAKDADLFIYDKGNYTESPNVFITKDFKTESKLTNTNPQQQNYNWGTAELVKWTTPKGYKAEGILYKPENFDPNKKYPMISYFYEKLTDGLYGYQAPAPTPSRLNISFFVSNGYLVFAPDISYTAGHPGQSAVEFINSGVENLKKNSWVDGKKLGIQGQSWGGYQVAYLITQNDMYAAAWAGAPVANMTSAYGGIRWESGMNRQFQYEKTQSRIGATLWEKPELYIENSPLFMFPKVNTPVVVMANDADGAVPWYQGIEMFTGLRRLGKPVWMLNYNGEAHNLVQRQNRKDIQIREQQFFDYYLKGAKAPAWMTSGVPATEKGKTWGFELTDDKP is encoded by the coding sequence ATGCAAATAAGATTAACAATCATTCTACTTTTCGTGGTTTGCTACACCTACGCACAAAAAAAACCGCTAGATCATACTGTTTACGATACCTGGGAGTCTGTAGGAACAAAGCAATTGTCAAATAATGGGCAATGGGCAATGTATGGCGTTTTACAACAAGAAGGTGATGCTCAATTATCAATTGCAAATCAAAAAACGAATGCAAAATTAACTATCCCTAGAGGACTCAATTCGCAGTTTAGTAACGACTCGAAGTTTGCCGTATTTAACATTCGACCATTTAATAAAGATCTTCGTCAGGCCAAAATTAAGAAGAAGAAACCTGAAGATTCACCAAAAGACTCCTTAGGGATAGCTAATTTAACAACAAATGCAATCACAAAAATTGCTAGAGTAAAATCGTTTAAATTACCAGAGGATGGATTTGGTGTTATGGCGTACTTGATGGATAAATTAGATACCGCAAAAAAAACGATAAAGCCTGTCGAAAAGCAAGATTCTGAAGCTGATTTTGCGGATGATGAACCAGCAGGAAAGAGTAAGACAGAAGAAGGAACAGATTTAATAGTTAAAAATTTAGTAACGGGCATTGATAAGACCTATAAATACGTAACTGATTATTCTTTCAGCAAGAATGGAAAACAATTGGTTTTCGCTTGTAGTGGTTCAAAAAAAGACAAATTGGCTCCTCAAGGTGTTTACCTTTTAAACACTGAAAAAGGAACATTAAAAACCTTAGTTAAAGGTAAAGGAACTTTCAAAAATTTTACTTTCGATGAGGTTAGCGAACACTTAGCATTTGTTGGTGAACAAAGTCCGGAGAAACAGGAAATTAAAAATTTCAACATTTACTATAATTCTTTAAACCTTGATACAGCACAAACAATTGTAGATTTCGACATGCCTGGTTTACCATCCAAATGGTCAGTTAGTGGCGAAGGAAGAGTAAATTTTAGTAAAGATGGAAAAAAACTTTTCTTTGGTATCGCACCAATTAAGAAAGCGAAAGATACAACGATTGTAGACTTTGAAGTAGCGAAGGTTGATGTATGGAATTATAAAGATGATTATTTACAGCCTATGCAGTTAAAAAATGCAGATAGAGATAGCAAAAAGACCTTTTTATCTGTTATTGATGTTTACAATAGTGACCCTAAAGTTATTCCATTAACAGATCTTTCACTTCCGGATGCTAACCTCGTAGCCGAAGGTAATTCAAATTTCGTTTTAGCTTCTACCGATTTTGGAAGAAGAATCGAATCTCAATGGAGTGGTTCTACCTTAAAAGATTATTATTTAGTAGATGTAAAAACTGGTCAGCGAAAAAAGATTATTGAAAAGTTAAATGGAAATGCCTTTGCATCGCCCGCTGGCAATTATGTTCTTTATTTTGATGAAACAAATGCTGGTTGGTTTACCTATAATGTCGCAACTGGAAAAGTTATTCAATTGAATACAGGGATGAGTATTAAATTTGCTGACGAGGAAAATGATGTTCCTGATACGCCCAAAGCTTATGGATTGGCAACCTGGACTGAAGATGATAAGGCGGTTCTAATTTATGACAGATACGATATCTGGTCGTTTTCACCAGAAGGGAAATCTCAACCTAAGAACATTACCGCTGGTTTTGGAAGGGCAAATAACATTACCTTCCGCTATCAAAGACTAACTCAGGATAATAGATTTGAACGCAATGCTGATAGCAAATTCGTAAAGTCGAATGAATTAATCTGGCTAGATGCCTTTAATAACATTACTAAAGAAAATGGATTTTATTATACCAATGCTGGTTCTAATAAAGCACCTGAATTAGCGGTTATGGCTAAATATAAATACTCAAATTTGCTTAAAGCAAAAGATGCTGATCTTTTCATATACGATAAAGGTAATTATACGGAATCGCCAAATGTGTTTATTACAAAAGATTTTAAAACCGAATCGAAATTAACAAACACCAACCCTCAGCAACAAAATTACAACTGGGGAACTGCCGAATTGGTAAAATGGACAACGCCAAAAGGATACAAAGCTGAAGGAATTTTATACAAACCGGAGAACTTTGATCCCAATAAAAAATATCCAATGATTTCTTATTTCTATGAAAAGTTAACGGATGGTTTATATGGATATCAGGCGCCAGCCCCTACTCCATCGCGTTTAAATATTTCTTTCTTTGTGAGTAATGGTTACCTGGTTTTTGCGCCTGATATTTCTTATACCGCTGGACATCCTGGACAATCTGCTGTCGAATTTATTAATTCTGGTGTCGAAAATTTAAAGAAAAATAGCTGGGTAGATGGTAAGAAACTTGGCATTCAAGGTCAAAGCTGGGGAGGTTACCAAGTGGCTTATTTAATCACCCAAAATGATATGTATGCTGCTGCCTGGGCAGGAGCTCCGGTTGCAAATATGACGTCTGCTTATGGAGGAATCAGATGGGAAAGCGGGATGAACCGCCAATTTCAATATGAAAAAACGCAAAGTAGAATAGGCGCAACTTTATGGGAAAAACCTGAATTATATATTGAAAACTCACCTCTTTTCATGTTCCCAAAAGTTAACACACCAGTTGTGGTTATGGCCAATGATGCCGATGGAGCTGTGCCTTGGTACCAAGGAATTGAAATGTTTACAGGTTTGCGCCGTTTAGGTAAGCCAGTTTGGATGTTAAATTATAATGGTGAAGCACATAATTTAGTTCAGCGCCAAAACCGTAAAGATATTCAAATAAGAGAACAACAGTTTTTTGATTATTACCTTAAAGGTGCAAAAGCGCCAGCTTGGATGACAAGTGGTGTTCCGGCAACAGAAAAAGGAAAAACCTGGGGTTTTGAATTAACTGATGATAAGCCATAA
- a CDS encoding TonB-dependent receptor, translating to MKSFLLLLFILAFSFTLNAQFRTVHGQVLSSDIAIENINITIKNLKITVKSGANGKFRIDNVPDGYQEFSFSGIGYQNRNLKLLVDKNLNNLSINILSAESNLNDVVVTGVNRATQLRKSPVPISVISKKLMDQNVNTNLIEAIVKGIPGITAVTTGPNVSKPFIRGLGYNRVLTLYDGLRQEGQQWGDEHGIEVDEYGIARVEVVKGPASLTYGSDALAGVINMIPLNPTFENKHFTGDFTTNYQSNNGMFGTSLGLALKNNDWKYTVRATGKTAHNYQNKVDGLVFGTGFREYNLSAAARVDKDWGYSKTAITYYDNVMEIPDGSRDSISRKFTQQVLDDGDNIKNRPIVPENRLNSYTINPLHQHIQHYRIYNTSQFKFKNSDLNILIGGQQSVRREYNHPTLPQQAGLYVVLNTFNYDIKYNLPDISGFETTIGLNGMYQGNRSKAATDFPIPNYNLFDIGAFYFAKKSIGKIDISGGIRIDKRNIKWDDFYVGINPQTGFGQQVNANNSTGNLQFPNFEKNYYGVSGSLGMTYNISEKLLIKANIARGYRAPNITEIGSNGLDPGAHIVYLGNRTFKPEFNLQQDVGVIAYLKDINLSLEIFNNDIQNYIYQSRLSDENGNPVVIVPGNLTYQYQQSKAKLYGAEIAVNLHPSNMKWLSFNNSLAYVTGLNKDDELLNKHGNAAKYLPFIPPLQIRSEVKVTAQKPLGCLDKPYIKVDVAIFDDQNKFYALDNTETFTAGYTLFNAGIGSTLKSKSGKPLFDIFIQADNIFNTAYQSNLNRLKYFEYYQSAPNGRSGIYNMGRNLSFKMIIPL from the coding sequence ATGAAATCATTCCTACTCCTTTTATTTATTCTAGCTTTTAGTTTTACTTTGAATGCGCAATTTAGAACGGTTCACGGACAGGTCTTATCTTCAGATATCGCTATAGAAAATATTAATATTACGATCAAGAACCTTAAAATCACAGTCAAATCAGGTGCTAACGGCAAATTCAGAATAGATAATGTTCCTGATGGTTATCAAGAATTTTCATTTTCTGGCATTGGATATCAAAATCGAAATTTGAAACTTTTGGTTGATAAAAATTTAAATAATTTATCCATTAACATTTTATCAGCCGAGTCAAATTTAAATGATGTGGTGGTTACAGGGGTTAATCGAGCTACTCAATTGCGAAAAAGCCCAGTGCCAATATCAGTTATATCTAAAAAACTGATGGACCAAAATGTAAATACAAATTTAATTGAAGCTATTGTAAAGGGAATCCCGGGAATAACTGCAGTAACAACTGGTCCGAATGTTTCTAAACCGTTTATTCGAGGTTTGGGCTATAATCGAGTATTAACGCTATATGATGGTTTGAGACAGGAAGGTCAACAATGGGGAGATGAACATGGAATTGAAGTAGATGAATATGGAATTGCCAGGGTAGAAGTGGTAAAAGGACCGGCGAGTTTAACTTACGGTTCTGATGCATTAGCAGGAGTTATTAATATGATTCCATTAAATCCTACTTTTGAAAATAAGCATTTTACTGGCGATTTTACAACCAATTACCAAAGTAATAATGGCATGTTTGGTACATCATTAGGTTTGGCTTTAAAAAACAATGACTGGAAATACACGGTTAGGGCGACAGGTAAAACAGCACACAATTATCAAAATAAGGTCGATGGATTGGTATTTGGTACTGGTTTTAGAGAATATAATCTCTCAGCAGCTGCTAGGGTAGATAAAGATTGGGGTTACTCAAAAACAGCAATAACTTACTATGATAATGTAATGGAAATTCCTGATGGTAGCAGGGATTCAATATCAAGAAAATTTACACAACAAGTTTTAGATGATGGCGATAACATAAAAAATAGACCAATAGTTCCAGAAAATAGGCTGAATTCTTATACCATTAACCCTTTACATCAACATATTCAGCATTATAGAATATACAATACAAGCCAGTTTAAATTTAAAAACAGTGATTTAAATATTTTAATAGGCGGTCAGCAAAGTGTTAGAAGAGAGTATAACCATCCAACATTACCCCAGCAAGCAGGTTTATACGTTGTGCTTAATACTTTTAATTACGATATCAAATATAATCTACCTGATATTTCAGGTTTTGAAACCACAATTGGTTTGAACGGAATGTATCAAGGTAATAGAAGTAAGGCTGCAACTGATTTTCCCATTCCTAATTATAATTTATTTGATATTGGTGCATTTTATTTTGCTAAAAAATCGATAGGTAAAATCGATATTTCAGGTGGAATTAGGATCGATAAAAGAAATATTAAATGGGATGATTTTTACGTTGGGATTAATCCTCAAACAGGTTTTGGACAGCAGGTGAATGCGAATAACTCGACAGGAAACCTGCAATTTCCAAATTTCGAAAAAAATTATTATGGTGTGTCAGGAAGTTTAGGGATGACTTATAATATTTCTGAAAAGCTATTAATTAAAGCAAATATTGCTAGAGGGTATCGTGCACCCAACATAACCGAAATTGGTTCAAACGGGTTAGATCCAGGCGCTCATATTGTGTATTTAGGCAACCGTACTTTTAAACCAGAATTTAATCTTCAGCAAGATGTAGGTGTTATTGCCTACTTAAAAGACATTAATTTAAGCTTAGAAATTTTTAATAATGACATACAGAACTACATTTATCAATCGAGGCTATCAGATGAAAATGGAAATCCTGTGGTAATTGTCCCAGGTAATTTGACTTATCAATACCAACAATCAAAAGCAAAGCTTTATGGAGCGGAAATTGCGGTTAATTTGCACCCCTCCAATATGAAATGGCTTTCGTTTAATAACAGTCTGGCTTATGTAACTGGCCTAAATAAAGATGATGAGTTATTGAATAAACATGGAAATGCGGCAAAATATCTTCCATTTATTCCACCGCTACAAATTCGATCTGAAGTAAAAGTTACAGCTCAAAAGCCTCTGGGTTGTTTGGATAAGCCCTATATTAAAGTTGATGTAGCAATATTTGATGATCAAAATAAATTTTATGCGCTAGATAATACTGAAACTTTTACGGCGGGTTATACGCTGTTTAATGCCGGTATAGGTTCAACATTAAAATCTAAATCAGGAAAACCGCTTTTCGATATTTTTATACAGGCTGATAATATTTTTAATACCGCTTATCAATCCAATTTGAATAGATTAAAGTATTTTGAATATTATCAATCTGCTCCAAACGGAAGATCAGGAATATATAATATGGGAAGAAATTTAAGTTTTAAAATGATAATCCCTCTATAA
- a CDS encoding zinc-dependent alcohol dehydrogenase → MKAAVFHKPGDIRVDNVPDPKILDPRDIILKVTSTAICGSDLHILSGAVPQADPMVLGHEFMGIVEEVGSAITNLKRGDRVVVPFPIACGSCFFCTHDASPACENSNYKNYGPNGDVASQKGAALFGYTDLYGGYSGGQAQYVRVPYADVSPRIVPEHLTDEQALFLTDIFPTGWSGIDWAQLKGGEVVAIFGSGPVGLMAQKAAWINGASRVIAIDPLDYRLDKARAVNKVDTLNPHKVDVIEAIREMTGGRGADVCVDAVGFEPERNFIDKVKATFNFEKGSMKVLDMCFEAVRRMGTVSILGVYGSPYDNFPLFRIFDKGITIKQGQAPVLNYIDKLIELVNDGKVILDDIITHTLPLEEAAHGYKIFDEKKEDCVKVVLKP, encoded by the coding sequence ATGAAAGCAGCAGTATTTCACAAACCTGGCGATATTAGGGTAGACAATGTTCCAGATCCAAAAATTTTAGATCCTCGAGATATTATTTTAAAAGTTACTTCAACTGCAATTTGTGGGTCAGATCTACACATTTTAAGCGGCGCAGTTCCTCAAGCCGATCCGATGGTATTGGGGCATGAATTTATGGGAATTGTTGAAGAAGTTGGATCAGCAATCACAAATTTGAAACGTGGTGATAGGGTAGTTGTTCCTTTCCCGATTGCTTGTGGTTCTTGTTTTTTTTGTACCCATGATGCATCTCCAGCCTGCGAAAATTCTAACTACAAAAATTATGGCCCAAATGGAGATGTAGCAAGTCAAAAAGGTGCAGCACTATTTGGATATACAGATTTGTATGGTGGTTACTCCGGCGGCCAGGCGCAATATGTTCGTGTACCATATGCCGATGTGAGTCCTCGAATAGTTCCTGAACACTTAACTGATGAGCAAGCTTTATTTTTAACAGATATTTTCCCAACGGGTTGGTCTGGAATTGATTGGGCGCAGTTAAAGGGCGGTGAAGTGGTTGCAATTTTTGGATCAGGACCAGTAGGATTAATGGCTCAAAAAGCAGCTTGGATTAACGGAGCAAGTAGAGTTATTGCAATTGATCCATTAGATTATCGCTTAGATAAAGCAAGAGCTGTGAATAAAGTTGACACCTTAAATCCTCATAAAGTTGACGTGATAGAAGCGATTAGAGAAATGACAGGGGGTAGAGGTGCAGATGTTTGTGTTGATGCTGTTGGCTTTGAGCCAGAAAGAAATTTTATCGATAAGGTTAAAGCCACTTTCAATTTCGAAAAAGGATCTATGAAAGTTTTAGATATGTGTTTTGAAGCGGTGAGGAGAATGGGAACTGTTTCAATTCTTGGCGTTTATGGCTCACCATATGATAATTTTCCTTTGTTCAGAATTTTTGATAAAGGAATAACAATTAAGCAAGGACAGGCGCCTGTTTTAAATTATATTGATAAACTTATTGAGCTTGTTAATGATGGAAAAGTTATTTTGGATGATATAATAACCCATACTTTACCATTAGAAGAAGCTGCTCACGGATATAAAATTTTCGATGAGAAAAAAGAAGACTGTGTTAAGGTTGTTTTAAAACCATAA
- a CDS encoding SDR family NAD(P)-dependent oxidoreductase: METVKQFALITGATSGIGFELAKLFAKDKFNLIIVARNEEDLKTTASVLEQYLIEVITISKDLFEPDAAFELYEEIKDKNIQIDVLVNDAGQGVYGKFIETDINREVDIIQLNISSLVTLTKLFVQEMVNRGSGKILNLASIASKSPGPYQAVYHGTKAFVHSFNEAVRNEIKDTGVTITSLLPGATDTDFFTKADMLDSKAVQEGELADAADVAKDGYEAMKAGKDMVVSGFKNKVQVALGNITPDSLQAAQTAKVQEPVDGSDKK; encoded by the coding sequence ATGGAAACCGTAAAACAATTTGCATTAATTACTGGTGCCACGAGCGGCATAGGATTTGAATTGGCTAAACTATTTGCAAAAGATAAGTTTAACTTAATTATTGTAGCACGAAATGAAGAAGATTTAAAAACAACCGCTTCAGTGCTCGAACAATATTTAATAGAAGTGATTACAATAAGTAAAGACTTATTCGAACCAGATGCGGCATTTGAATTATATGAGGAAATAAAAGATAAAAATATACAAATAGATGTATTGGTAAATGATGCTGGGCAAGGCGTTTATGGAAAATTTATCGAAACTGATATCAACCGTGAAGTGGATATTATTCAACTTAATATTTCTTCATTAGTTACTTTAACAAAGCTTTTTGTGCAGGAAATGGTGAATAGAGGTAGCGGAAAAATTTTAAATTTAGCTTCGATAGCAAGTAAAAGTCCGGGGCCATACCAAGCCGTTTATCATGGAACAAAAGCGTTTGTCCATTCATTTAATGAAGCAGTACGAAATGAAATTAAGGATACTGGCGTTACCATCACCTCATTATTGCCGGGCGCAACCGATACTGACTTTTTTACAAAAGCTGATATGTTAGATTCTAAAGCGGTACAAGAAGGAGAATTAGCAGATGCTGCGGATGTGGCTAAAGATGGCTACGAAGCAATGAAAGCTGGTAAAGATATGGTTGTATCTGGTTTCAAAAATAAAGTTCAAGTTGCTTTAGGTAATATTACTCCAGATAGTTTGCAGGCTGCACAAACAGCCAAAGTGCAAGAACCTGTCGATGGATCCGACAAAAAATAA
- a CDS encoding nucleoside recognition domain-containing protein, protein MALSRIWSAFIIVAIVVASIKCFFFGQIDIFNWMVIGKASDVANPLKLDGIIETCWIAVDLCIKLVGTLALFMGLMSIAERAGGIRLLSRIIGPFFSKLFPDIPIGHPSMGHMIMNFSANLLGLDNAATPFGIKAMESLQELNPNKDTASNSQIMFLCLHAAGLCLIPVSVIAIRSTQNAQDPTDIFIPCLIVTFVGTMAAMLIVSIKQKINLLQPVIITWVLSISAIIGALVWYVSKLNADGIKSFSGLLSGGIILLIFLLIVLGALYKKIDVFDSFIDGAKGGFETALKIIPYLVGILVAVSMLRTSGTFDVVMNGIRNVFIIFGADTKFVDALPTALIRPLSGGAARGMMVSTMISSGPDSFASKLSGVFQGASDTTFYVVAVYFGSVGIKNTRYAIGAMLLADFVGVCTAIALSYMFFA, encoded by the coding sequence ATGGCATTAAGCAGAATTTGGTCCGCATTTATAATTGTAGCAATTGTTGTTGCAAGTATTAAATGTTTCTTTTTTGGGCAGATTGATATATTTAATTGGATGGTTATTGGTAAAGCAAGTGATGTTGCCAATCCTTTAAAATTAGATGGAATTATTGAAACTTGTTGGATTGCGGTTGATCTTTGTATTAAATTAGTAGGAACATTGGCCTTATTTATGGGTTTAATGAGTATTGCTGAAAGAGCTGGAGGAATTCGGTTATTATCAAGAATAATAGGCCCATTTTTCTCAAAACTTTTTCCAGATATTCCTATTGGTCATCCATCGATGGGCCATATGATTATGAATTTCTCAGCAAATTTGTTGGGTTTAGATAATGCCGCAACACCTTTTGGTATCAAAGCTATGGAAAGTTTACAAGAGCTTAATCCAAACAAAGATACGGCTAGTAACTCCCAAATCATGTTTTTATGCCTACATGCCGCAGGCTTATGTTTAATACCGGTAAGTGTAATTGCAATTAGATCGACGCAGAATGCACAAGATCCAACAGATATTTTTATACCTTGTTTAATTGTAACTTTTGTTGGCACAATGGCGGCGATGCTAATTGTATCCATCAAACAAAAAATAAATCTACTTCAACCTGTAATTATCACTTGGGTTTTAAGTATCTCTGCCATAATTGGAGCGCTTGTTTGGTATGTGAGTAAATTGAATGCAGATGGAATAAAATCATTTTCAGGTTTGCTGAGTGGCGGAATAATTTTGCTGATTTTTTTATTAATTGTTCTTGGTGCACTTTATAAAAAAATTGATGTTTTTGATTCTTTTATAGATGGTGCTAAAGGTGGATTTGAAACAGCACTTAAAATTATCCCCTATTTGGTTGGGATTTTAGTGGCAGTTAGCATGCTTAGAACCAGTGGAACTTTTGATGTTGTAATGAATGGAATTAGAAATGTCTTTATAATTTTCGGAGCTGACACCAAATTTGTAGATGCCTTACCAACAGCTTTAATTAGACCATTAAGTGGAGGTGCTGCTCGCGGAATGATGGTAAGCACTATGATATCAAGCGGACCAGATTCATTTGCAAGTAAACTTTCGGGTGTATTTCAAGGTGCTTCCGATACCACATTTTATGTAGTGGCCGTTTATTTTGGCTCTGTAGGCATTAAAAATACACGTTATGCAATTGGTGCAATGTTATTGGCTGATTTTGTTGGGGTTTGTACCGCTATAGCACTTAGTTATATGTTTTTTGCATAG